One stretch of Pelagicoccus enzymogenes DNA includes these proteins:
- a CDS encoding uracil-DNA glycosylase family protein, which translates to MSLAPKLAKAAKELCKTVDRLTFSEPVAYVYNPLGYAWKPHHRYLEKYASNKKRIVFMGMNPGPWGMSQTGVPFGEIDAVKNWMGIDEPVDKPEPEHPKRPIVGFECEKSEVSGRRLWGLFSERFPNAEDFFAEHFVLNYCPLVFMEESSRNRTPDKLPASESAPLFAACNLHLRRCIEILQPEWIVGVGGFAQAQAKEALAGLDLKHGKVLHPSPASPAANRGWSAAASKQLLAQGIWSDQ; encoded by the coding sequence ATGTCCCTCGCTCCCAAACTCGCAAAAGCCGCAAAGGAACTCTGCAAGACAGTCGACCGCCTCACTTTCTCCGAACCTGTGGCCTACGTCTACAACCCGCTTGGGTACGCGTGGAAACCTCACCACAGATACCTCGAAAAGTACGCCAGCAACAAGAAGCGAATCGTCTTCATGGGCATGAATCCGGGTCCCTGGGGCATGTCCCAAACAGGCGTCCCCTTCGGCGAAATCGACGCCGTCAAGAACTGGATGGGCATCGACGAGCCAGTGGACAAGCCTGAACCGGAACACCCCAAGCGCCCCATCGTCGGCTTCGAATGCGAAAAGTCAGAGGTTTCCGGACGTCGCCTCTGGGGCCTCTTCTCCGAACGCTTCCCCAACGCCGAGGACTTCTTCGCCGAGCATTTCGTGCTCAACTACTGCCCGCTCGTCTTCATGGAGGAGAGCTCGCGCAACCGCACCCCCGACAAGCTGCCCGCATCCGAGAGCGCCCCCCTCTTCGCAGCCTGCAACCTGCACCTGCGCCGCTGCATCGAAATCCTGCAGCCCGAATGGATCGTCGGAGTTGGCGGCTTCGCCCAGGCCCAAGCAAAAGAGGCTCTCGCCGGACTGGACCTGAAGCACGGGAAAGTCCTGCACCCATCCCCCGCGAGCCCCGCCGCAAACCGCGGCTGGTCAGCCGCCGCCTCGAAGCAGCTGCTCGCCCAAGGTATTTGGAGCGATCAATAG
- a CDS encoding 3'-5' exonuclease, whose protein sequence is MPSFHPLLGVRELVAFDLETTGLRYKQEEITQIAGVRLGGSIMNVEDSFCTYVDPGKPIPEDIQKLTRVRDEDVKGAPKPIEALQAFSEWVGDATLFGHDIYRFDFNFIRKYARQDNVETRTVRFIDTMDIFEVMWPDFSRLRNSLDDIAERLSAGLSSMRRHDAQSDAILLAHIYQRIQDHPELEKLSTRVPVHEEEIPALPVAKRKKAQYDKSEAKRFDYLAYSF, encoded by the coding sequence ATGCCATCATTCCATCCCTTGCTCGGCGTAAGGGAGCTGGTCGCATTTGACCTCGAGACTACCGGTCTTCGCTACAAGCAGGAGGAAATCACTCAGATCGCTGGCGTGCGCTTGGGCGGTTCCATCATGAACGTGGAAGACAGCTTTTGCACCTACGTCGACCCCGGCAAGCCGATCCCGGAAGACATCCAGAAGCTCACTCGCGTGCGCGACGAGGACGTCAAAGGCGCCCCCAAGCCCATAGAAGCCCTGCAAGCCTTCTCCGAATGGGTAGGCGACGCGACCCTCTTCGGCCACGACATCTACCGCTTCGACTTCAATTTCATTCGCAAGTACGCACGACAGGATAACGTCGAAACACGGACCGTTCGCTTCATCGATACCATGGATATCTTCGAAGTGATGTGGCCGGACTTCTCCCGCCTGCGCAACTCTCTCGACGACATCGCAGAACGCCTGTCCGCTGGCTTGTCTTCCATGCGAAGGCACGACGCTCAAAGCGATGCCATCCTGCTCGCCCACATCTACCAGCGAATCCAGGATCACCCTGAGCTCGAAAAGCTCAGCACCCGCGTCCCGGTGCACGAGGAAGAGATTCCCGCGCTCCCCGTCGCGAAACGCAAGAAGGCCCAATACGATAAGTCCGAAGCCAAGCGTTTCGACTACCTCGCCTACTCCTTCTAA
- a CDS encoding ATP-binding protein, which produces MTKFNKIQLRWSVIALAVTSMLGFLSSEFVAKKLIVSAETARLRVLLDGAEVPREAGVEFYSVLTDGSLLGNENLAIGSLSKENTLRLVYRSQEGVAYREGWVYVSGPAKFGSETASGWRVARSNVAERMESAFSAVLVVVLCTWGCFCGMFFAYHRSLLGAVRGKSEQIRKTFGLAGPEGKREIEEELSELCEGLSKIRREGDRALSELQPLAAIATNASEGLFICDASGKIEWANEGFLGMVGSSLEELQQAEPFAYMRTERNDPLYLARLGRAVEIGDSVSLELEGVRPDGSVYWASLDLKPLDSKADGTQRFFGIQIDITEQRRASAELEEVSRRFALAMESANVGIWDWDVKRGDLVWDEHTYGLYGVSRANFKPSYHSWMNCIDPDDTNRVVRSIDSSLANGENIDLVLCVRKGDGSEAFVKSVGRAFCNEAGEVTRYIGIASDVTAEHRAKKNLIEQKEEAETLALRLADAVKQSKKAASEAYQATRAKSAFLAMMSHEIRTPMNGVIGMASLLLETELDEYQRDYLNTIRVSGDTLLTLINDILDYSKIESGKLEIEMAPFSLRECAEEAADLLASKAAEKGVDLICRVDPGTPAEVVGDITRLRQVLVNLVGNAIKFTEVGEVELCVHGPKDGKVHFSVRDTGIGIPEDRMNRLFEVFSQVDSSTTRKFGGSGLGLSISKQLTNLMGGEMWVESSIGRGSVFHFDIAFEELGGASADPIYAKQEALVGKTILIAQPNSVLRGYLNRLCQGWGMKAHAISSIEHCPKAERFDIVLVDEDDAKLGAAGCNEISDTLGFEPELVVQLLNYGETGGRSVFEHRVYKPCKVSSLLDVLASVGGTSRDEVSKSEAKATDTDAEFAQRLPLRVLVADDNSVNQKVARMMLKKFGYSADLVANGVEAVEAVKQCDYDLVFMDCQMPEMDGFEATRVIRQIERDRSSSKRAYIFALTANVRGESMEMSKEAGMDGFLAKPIKLGDIRHALKEVEADLISSK; this is translated from the coding sequence ATGACCAAGTTCAACAAAATCCAGCTACGCTGGAGCGTAATTGCTCTGGCAGTGACGAGCATGCTCGGCTTTTTGAGCAGCGAGTTCGTCGCGAAAAAACTGATCGTATCCGCAGAGACGGCACGATTGCGCGTATTGCTGGATGGGGCGGAAGTTCCGCGGGAAGCGGGGGTCGAGTTCTATTCAGTGCTCACGGATGGGAGTCTCCTGGGGAACGAGAACCTGGCTATCGGTTCCTTGTCCAAGGAGAACACCCTTCGCCTCGTCTACCGGAGCCAGGAAGGGGTCGCTTACCGAGAGGGTTGGGTCTATGTATCCGGTCCGGCAAAGTTCGGATCCGAGACGGCAAGCGGTTGGCGAGTTGCCCGATCGAACGTTGCCGAGCGAATGGAGTCTGCCTTCTCCGCCGTCTTGGTGGTTGTATTGTGCACATGGGGGTGCTTTTGCGGGATGTTCTTTGCCTATCATCGAAGTTTGCTGGGAGCGGTAAGGGGCAAGAGCGAGCAGATCCGCAAGACCTTCGGCTTAGCGGGTCCGGAAGGTAAAAGGGAAATTGAAGAGGAGCTGTCGGAACTTTGCGAAGGCCTCTCGAAGATCCGCCGTGAAGGCGACCGAGCGTTATCGGAGCTTCAGCCTCTTGCCGCGATCGCCACCAATGCGAGCGAAGGGCTGTTCATTTGCGACGCGTCTGGAAAGATTGAATGGGCGAACGAAGGTTTTTTGGGGATGGTCGGGTCCTCTTTAGAAGAGCTACAGCAAGCGGAGCCCTTTGCCTACATGCGGACGGAGCGAAACGACCCGCTCTACCTGGCGCGCTTGGGGAGAGCCGTGGAAATCGGAGATTCGGTCTCGCTCGAGCTAGAGGGCGTCCGCCCTGATGGGAGCGTCTACTGGGCATCTCTGGATTTAAAGCCGCTCGATTCGAAGGCGGATGGAACGCAGCGATTTTTCGGTATCCAGATCGATATCACGGAACAGCGCCGTGCGAGTGCGGAGCTGGAGGAAGTGTCGCGTCGCTTCGCCCTCGCCATGGAAAGCGCGAATGTCGGAATTTGGGATTGGGACGTGAAGCGGGGGGATCTCGTTTGGGACGAGCATACCTACGGACTGTATGGAGTCTCTCGGGCGAACTTCAAGCCAAGCTACCACTCTTGGATGAATTGTATTGATCCTGACGATACGAATCGGGTGGTTCGTTCCATCGACAGCAGCCTAGCGAATGGTGAGAATATCGACTTGGTCTTGTGCGTGCGCAAGGGCGATGGCAGCGAGGCATTCGTCAAAAGTGTCGGCCGGGCCTTCTGCAACGAGGCAGGTGAGGTAACCCGCTACATCGGCATCGCCTCCGACGTGACAGCGGAGCATCGGGCCAAGAAGAATTTGATCGAGCAGAAGGAAGAGGCGGAAACGTTAGCCCTTCGCTTGGCCGATGCGGTCAAGCAGTCGAAGAAGGCGGCGAGCGAAGCGTATCAGGCGACGCGGGCCAAGAGCGCGTTCTTGGCGATGATGAGCCACGAGATACGGACTCCCATGAATGGGGTGATTGGCATGGCGAGCCTCTTGTTGGAGACCGAATTGGACGAGTATCAGAGGGACTACTTGAATACGATTCGCGTGAGCGGCGACACCTTGCTCACCCTCATCAATGACATTTTAGATTATTCGAAGATAGAGAGCGGAAAGCTTGAAATCGAGATGGCCCCGTTCTCCCTGCGCGAGTGCGCGGAAGAGGCAGCAGACCTCTTGGCCTCCAAGGCGGCAGAGAAGGGAGTCGATTTGATTTGTCGGGTAGATCCAGGGACTCCTGCCGAAGTGGTCGGCGATATCACCCGTTTGCGCCAGGTGCTCGTCAACTTGGTGGGCAACGCGATCAAGTTCACTGAAGTGGGCGAAGTTGAGCTTTGCGTGCATGGTCCCAAGGATGGGAAGGTTCACTTCTCGGTGCGCGATACGGGAATCGGGATTCCGGAAGACCGTATGAATCGTCTGTTTGAGGTTTTCTCGCAGGTGGATTCCTCGACGACTCGGAAGTTCGGTGGCTCAGGTTTGGGGCTATCTATCAGCAAGCAGCTTACCAACTTGATGGGCGGAGAAATGTGGGTGGAAAGTTCGATAGGACGCGGATCTGTTTTTCACTTCGATATCGCTTTCGAGGAATTGGGCGGGGCTTCGGCCGACCCGATCTATGCGAAACAGGAAGCACTTGTTGGCAAAACGATTTTAATCGCGCAGCCGAATTCCGTCCTCAGGGGCTATCTCAATAGGCTGTGCCAAGGGTGGGGGATGAAGGCTCACGCGATATCGTCGATCGAGCACTGTCCCAAGGCAGAACGATTCGATATCGTGTTAGTGGACGAAGATGACGCGAAACTGGGAGCTGCTGGATGTAACGAGATTTCTGATACTTTGGGATTCGAGCCGGAGCTGGTTGTCCAATTGCTCAACTACGGGGAAACGGGAGGCCGGAGCGTTTTCGAGCATCGGGTCTACAAGCCTTGCAAGGTGTCCTCGCTGCTGGATGTGTTGGCTTCAGTCGGAGGAACGTCTCGCGATGAGGTCTCGAAATCGGAAGCGAAGGCTACGGATACGGATGCGGAATTCGCCCAGCGTTTGCCGTTGCGGGTGCTGGTCGCGGACGACAACTCGGTCAACCAGAAGGTTGCCCGTATGATGCTGAAGAAGTTTGGCTATTCCGCAGACTTGGTGGCCAATGGAGTGGAGGCGGTGGAAGCGGTCAAGCAATGCGACTACGACCTGGTCTTCATGGACTGCCAGATGCCCGAGATGGACGGTTTCGAGGCGACGCGGGTCATACGCCAAATCGAAAGGGATCGATCGTCTTCGAAGCGAGCTTACATCTTCGCCCTCACGGCGAACGTGCGCGGGGAGTCGATGGAGATGTCGAAAGAGGCTGGGATGGATGGTTTCTTGGCCAAGCCGATCAAGCTCGGCGATATCCGTCATGCCTTGAAGGAAGTTGAGGCGGATCTGATTTCCTCCAAGTAA
- a CDS encoding RluA family pseudouridine synthase, which yields MAALPQILLDEPGFVVANKPSGMLSEGGGEREVDLERAVSKIVGRQVWCCHRLDRLTSGIVVLRKGKLFLKQLASQFESRAVRKEYWLLVEGIWDRRIQKVESQIAPSGRGVYANVESGGKPAASTFQVLGVDEASGVSWLRGLLKTGRTHQLRLHALKSGCPVLGDPLYGDARADGLFGLHARSLRMRHPASGAALEFEAEAPEAWRSWIEKMQGLQG from the coding sequence ATGGCAGCACTCCCTCAAATCCTCTTAGACGAACCTGGTTTCGTGGTGGCGAACAAGCCCTCGGGAATGTTGAGCGAAGGCGGCGGCGAACGGGAGGTAGATCTTGAAAGAGCTGTATCGAAAATTGTGGGACGGCAGGTATGGTGTTGTCACCGATTGGATCGCTTGACGAGCGGCATTGTGGTCCTTCGCAAGGGGAAACTATTTCTCAAGCAGCTGGCGTCGCAATTCGAGTCCCGTGCCGTGCGCAAGGAATATTGGCTTCTTGTTGAAGGAATCTGGGACCGGCGTATCCAAAAGGTGGAGTCGCAGATTGCCCCATCCGGCAGGGGCGTTTACGCGAACGTGGAGAGCGGTGGAAAGCCCGCGGCGAGCACCTTTCAGGTTTTGGGTGTGGACGAAGCCTCGGGAGTGAGCTGGTTGCGAGGGTTGCTCAAGACGGGCCGCACTCACCAGCTGCGATTGCATGCTTTAAAGTCGGGTTGCCCGGTTCTGGGAGACCCGCTGTACGGGGACGCGCGTGCAGATGGCTTGTTTGGGCTTCATGCGAGGAGTTTGAGGATGAGGCACCCCGCTTCGGGGGCAGCTCTCGAATTTGAGGCGGAAGCTCCCGAGGCTTGGCGCAGCTGGATTGAGAAAATGCAGGGTCTGCAGGGCTAG
- a CDS encoding inositol monophosphatase family protein, with product MNSQLETFRQRICQLGAAIRDTLYAQQHTSVEELSAVAAHTTADTIYQIDKVSEQLILKWLGDNWPSEFPVRLVMEGIEDDERVTFPDKIPDSRIAYQLIVDPIDGTRGIMYDKRPAWALIGLAPQPTSPTSPKLEDITVAAMTELPTSKQYISEQLSAILLPDGSTRFHREATNLLNGETRQIPHSPSRSTELKHGFASVAKFFPQAKAALALFEEELFAALTPESERADALIFDDQYISTGGQLYELIAGHDRLVIDIRPLAFSKNGYPQSLTCHPYDLCTALVARAAGVVVRLAESPELDIPFDTTTTVNWLAYANQELADKIHPVVERLIQKHFA from the coding sequence ATGAACTCCCAACTCGAAACTTTCCGCCAACGAATCTGCCAACTGGGAGCCGCCATCCGCGACACCTTGTACGCTCAGCAGCATACTTCGGTAGAGGAACTTTCCGCGGTAGCGGCCCACACCACCGCCGATACCATTTACCAGATCGACAAGGTCAGCGAACAGCTGATCTTGAAATGGCTTGGCGACAACTGGCCTTCCGAATTCCCGGTTCGTCTCGTGATGGAGGGCATCGAGGACGACGAGCGGGTGACCTTTCCCGACAAAATTCCTGACTCGCGCATCGCCTACCAGCTGATCGTCGACCCCATCGACGGTACCCGCGGCATCATGTACGACAAACGCCCCGCCTGGGCTCTGATCGGCCTCGCGCCCCAACCAACAAGCCCCACCTCGCCCAAACTGGAGGACATCACCGTCGCCGCGATGACCGAACTCCCCACCTCAAAACAATACATCTCAGAGCAACTCTCAGCCATCCTTCTTCCCGACGGTAGCACGCGCTTCCATCGCGAAGCCACCAACCTGCTCAACGGCGAAACCCGACAAATCCCACACTCGCCCTCCCGCTCTACCGAGCTCAAGCACGGCTTCGCTTCCGTCGCCAAGTTCTTTCCTCAGGCCAAAGCCGCCCTCGCCCTGTTCGAGGAGGAACTGTTCGCCGCCTTGACCCCGGAATCCGAGCGAGCGGACGCCCTCATCTTCGACGACCAATACATTTCAACCGGTGGGCAGCTCTACGAACTAATAGCCGGCCACGACCGCCTCGTCATCGACATCCGCCCCCTCGCGTTCTCAAAAAACGGATACCCGCAATCCCTCACTTGCCACCCCTACGACCTCTGTACCGCCCTCGTCGCACGAGCCGCCGGAGTCGTCGTTCGGCTAGCTGAGTCGCCAGAGCTCGACATACCCTTCGACACCACGACCACCGTAAACTGGCTCGCCTACGCGAACCAGGAACTGGCCGACAAAATCCATCCTGTAGTCGAACGATTGATACAAAAACACTTTGCTTAA
- a CDS encoding Spx/MgsR family RNA polymerase-binding regulatory protein: MNKLYMYKGCDGCRKAKKWLQEKGVDFEEIAIREVTPSKAELKEALAAHDMNLRKLFNVSGGDYREMGLKEKLPQMEVDEALDLLMANGNLVKRPFLATPSGCISGFDTSVWEGFVR; encoded by the coding sequence ATGAACAAGCTTTACATGTACAAGGGATGCGATGGCTGTCGCAAGGCGAAGAAATGGCTCCAAGAAAAGGGCGTGGATTTTGAGGAGATCGCGATTCGCGAGGTGACTCCGAGCAAGGCGGAGCTGAAAGAAGCTTTGGCGGCCCACGACATGAACTTGCGTAAGCTTTTCAACGTTTCGGGCGGCGACTACCGCGAGATGGGCTTGAAGGAAAAGCTGCCGCAGATGGAAGTGGACGAGGCTTTGGACTTGCTGATGGCGAATGGGAACTTGGTGAAGCGTCCGTTCTTGGCGACTCCGAGCGGTTGTATCAGCGGATTTGATACGAGCGTTTGGGAAGGCTTCGTGAGGTAG
- a CDS encoding SelT/SelW/SelH family protein produces the protein MSDLRKPRISILYCSQCNWMLRAAWLAQELLNTFGQDLGEVALQPGTGGIMEIRLDDELIFSRKEAGRFPESKELKQLVRDRIDPDRPLGHSDRK, from the coding sequence ATGTCCGACCTTCGCAAACCACGAATCTCCATCCTTTACTGCAGCCAGTGCAACTGGATGCTCCGCGCTGCTTGGCTTGCCCAAGAGCTGCTCAACACCTTCGGCCAGGACCTCGGCGAAGTCGCCCTCCAGCCCGGCACCGGCGGCATCATGGAAATCCGCCTCGACGACGAACTCATATTCTCCCGCAAAGAAGCCGGCCGCTTCCCCGAATCAAAGGAACTCAAACAACTCGTGCGCGACCGTATCGATCCCGACCGCCCCCTCGGCCACAGCGACCGAAAATAA
- a CDS encoding class I SAM-dependent methyltransferase — protein MSKAGEKDYLRKLGEAGQRHAFDKPFSDPHCGMYLIHLGNIMGLLPPAPARILDLGVGTGWTSAFLSRAGYEVVGVDISDDMIALARRNAERYEAVSLDFVISDYETLRFSKEFDAAVFYDSLHHAIDEKEALACAFRALKVGGILVCHEPAQGHADAVESVKAREQYGITERDMPPQRIVEVGTTVGFSSHELYSHSWKPVRVGPLIGASAVCSRYWERLMSFFGAGSEAKKDYFRRNMVVLRK, from the coding sequence ATGTCAAAGGCGGGCGAGAAAGATTATCTGAGGAAGTTGGGTGAGGCGGGACAGCGTCATGCGTTCGATAAACCGTTCTCGGATCCCCATTGTGGAATGTACCTGATTCATTTGGGCAATATTATGGGCTTGTTGCCTCCAGCCCCGGCCCGGATTTTGGACTTAGGGGTCGGGACGGGATGGACGAGCGCGTTTCTGAGTCGGGCTGGCTATGAGGTGGTGGGAGTGGATATCTCCGATGATATGATTGCGCTGGCTCGCAGGAACGCGGAAAGGTATGAGGCGGTGAGCTTGGATTTCGTGATTTCGGATTATGAAACTCTTCGTTTTTCGAAGGAATTTGATGCGGCTGTATTCTACGATTCCTTGCATCATGCGATCGATGAGAAGGAGGCGTTAGCTTGCGCGTTTCGTGCCTTGAAAGTGGGAGGGATTTTGGTTTGTCACGAGCCGGCTCAAGGCCACGCAGATGCGGTTGAGTCGGTCAAGGCTCGAGAGCAGTATGGCATTACCGAGAGGGATATGCCGCCCCAACGTATCGTGGAAGTGGGTACAACTGTTGGTTTTTCCTCGCACGAATTGTATTCACATTCGTGGAAGCCGGTGCGGGTGGGGCCGTTGATAGGGGCTTCGGCCGTTTGCTCTCGGTATTGGGAGAGGCTGATGAGCTTTTTCGGAGCGGGTAGCGAAGCGAAGAAGGACTACTTTCGCAGGAATATGGTGGTGTTGAGAAAGTAG
- a CDS encoding GxxExxY protein, whose amino-acid sequence MNPHNTDLTKTIIGAAYTVLNKLKPGLDEKLYERALVIEITKQGLTTQQQKQHEVYYDDQLIGTLIPDLIVENTVIVDPKVVKAFTDTHIAQMLGYLNITNLSTALLLNFKNAQLAIKRVSI is encoded by the coding sequence ATGAATCCCCATAACACAGACCTCACCAAAACGATCATAGGTGCCGCCTACACCGTGCTCAACAAGCTCAAGCCCGGCCTCGACGAAAAGCTCTACGAGCGAGCTCTCGTTATCGAAATAACAAAACAAGGCCTCACTACCCAGCAACAAAAGCAGCACGAAGTCTACTACGACGACCAGCTCATCGGCACCCTCATTCCAGATCTCATCGTCGAAAACACCGTCATCGTAGACCCCAAAGTCGTCAAAGCCTTCACCGACACCCACATCGCCCAAATGCTAGGCTATCTCAATATCACCAACCTAAGCACCGCTCTCCTCCTAAACTTCAAAAACGCTCAACTCGCCATCAAAAGAGTATCCATCTAA
- the recQ gene encoding DNA helicase RecQ, which produces MPVTTADNVRQALKKYFGHDSFRPLQGDIVNDALNGRDVFALLPTGGGKSLCYQLPAVLSQGLTVVISPLIALMKDQVDGLTENGIPATFLNSSLAQGEARKRYAKLFAGEYQVLYVAPERLMLGGFLEDLKKWNVCRFAVDEAHCISEWGHDFRPEYRQLAELRKRFPDTPFMALTATATDRVRDDIVKQLKLKSPTNYVASFNRPNLAYRIEQKQAVFRQILKFVQARPFDSGIIYCFSRKATEQTADRLRQEGVEALPYHAGMTPLQRAKNQEAFIRDEVKVVCATIAFGMGIDKPNVRYVIHQDLPKNIEGYYQETGRAGRDGLPSDCLLFFSPGDVAKQLNFIAEKEPQEREVAKEQLRQMVNYAESSRCRREVLLGYFSESWSEGNCGNCDNCNSPKETFDGTIPAQKFMSCIFRVSQASGFGVGINHIVDVLLGSKNEKVLKWGHHRLTTYNIGGEHKRAEWQAFGRELIRNEYVYQDAEAYGALSLTQKGKSALRDRTPIKLTKLPVSANALQRDRNRSKGGIECNEDLFSILRSLRKEIADEHGVPPYIVFSDVTLREMARYFPANEDKLSEISGVGYKKLEAYGEAFLEAITEFIIANPDAPEEFR; this is translated from the coding sequence GTGCCAGTTACCACCGCCGACAACGTCCGCCAAGCCCTCAAGAAATACTTCGGCCACGACAGCTTCCGTCCCCTGCAAGGCGACATCGTCAACGACGCCCTCAACGGACGCGACGTCTTCGCCCTCCTCCCCACCGGCGGCGGCAAGTCCCTCTGCTACCAGCTGCCCGCCGTCCTCTCCCAAGGCCTCACCGTCGTCATCTCCCCCCTGATCGCCCTCATGAAGGACCAAGTCGACGGCCTCACCGAAAACGGCATCCCCGCCACCTTCCTCAACTCCTCCCTCGCCCAAGGCGAAGCCCGCAAACGCTACGCCAAACTCTTCGCCGGCGAATACCAAGTCCTCTACGTCGCTCCCGAACGCCTCATGCTCGGCGGCTTCCTCGAAGACCTCAAAAAGTGGAACGTCTGCCGCTTCGCCGTCGACGAAGCACACTGCATCTCCGAATGGGGACACGACTTCCGCCCCGAATACCGACAGCTCGCCGAGCTGCGTAAGCGCTTTCCGGATACGCCCTTCATGGCCCTCACCGCCACCGCGACCGACCGCGTGCGCGACGACATCGTCAAGCAGCTCAAGCTCAAGTCCCCCACCAACTACGTCGCCTCCTTCAACCGCCCCAACCTCGCCTACCGCATCGAGCAAAAGCAGGCCGTCTTCCGCCAAATCCTCAAGTTCGTTCAAGCCCGCCCCTTCGACTCCGGCATCATCTACTGCTTCTCCCGCAAGGCCACCGAGCAAACCGCCGACCGCCTCCGCCAAGAAGGCGTCGAAGCCCTCCCTTACCACGCCGGCATGACCCCGCTCCAGCGAGCTAAGAACCAAGAAGCCTTCATCCGCGACGAGGTCAAAGTCGTCTGCGCCACCATCGCCTTCGGCATGGGCATCGACAAGCCCAACGTCCGCTACGTCATCCACCAAGACCTGCCCAAAAACATCGAAGGCTACTACCAGGAAACCGGACGCGCCGGACGCGACGGACTTCCCTCCGACTGCCTCCTCTTCTTCTCCCCCGGCGACGTCGCCAAGCAACTCAACTTCATCGCCGAAAAAGAGCCCCAAGAGCGAGAAGTCGCCAAAGAACAACTACGCCAAATGGTCAACTACGCCGAGTCCTCCCGCTGCCGCCGCGAGGTCCTGCTCGGCTACTTCTCCGAAAGCTGGAGCGAAGGCAACTGCGGCAACTGCGACAACTGCAACTCTCCCAAAGAAACCTTCGACGGCACCATCCCCGCCCAGAAGTTCATGTCCTGCATCTTCCGCGTCTCCCAAGCCTCCGGCTTCGGCGTCGGCATCAACCACATCGTCGACGTCCTGCTCGGCTCCAAGAACGAAAAAGTCCTCAAATGGGGACACCACCGCCTCACCACCTACAACATCGGCGGCGAACACAAACGAGCCGAATGGCAAGCCTTCGGCCGCGAGCTCATCCGCAACGAATACGTCTACCAAGACGCCGAAGCCTACGGAGCCCTCAGCCTCACGCAAAAAGGCAAGTCCGCCCTGCGCGACCGCACGCCCATCAAGCTCACCAAACTCCCCGTATCCGCCAACGCCCTACAACGCGACCGCAACCGCTCCAAAGGCGGCATCGAGTGCAACGAAGACCTCTTCTCCATCCTGCGCAGCCTGCGCAAGGAAATCGCCGACGAACACGGAGTGCCGCCCTACATCGTCTTCTCCGACGTCACCCTCCGCGAGATGGCCCGCTACTTTCCCGCCAACGAGGACAAGCTCTCCGAGATCTCCGGCGTCGGCTACAAGAAGCTCGAAGCCTACGGCGAAGCCTTCCTCGAAGCCATCACCGAATTCATCATCGCCAACCCCGACGCCCCCGAAGAATTCCGGTAG
- a CDS encoding TlpA family protein disulfide reductase encodes MTRSFLAVAAAVSSALVGFAASEEEHDALIELAKDKESDFASELAAAQEAGMPSDWILEAEIIRALSTGNANAMFDLIPRIEAAGDDFRYGVGRDFYSAQQLAGFADVLRCVVAYRAGDMETFEKYAVSSYEKAPDFNGAFGIGELLAQQRREAAQEAAMADFRVPMDLVLASADGESKSLREWMGDDEVMLVDFWASWCGPCIRLMPSLKEKEEQLSKQGVFVAGINTDRRDQLKNATSIRDREGMESVPWLLDRNGGDLSGMLMVDSIPRMVLIDREGSVLYNGHPSDPSLGIALAELGVELH; translated from the coding sequence ATGACCCGTAGTTTTTTGGCAGTTGCGGCCGCTGTGTCGTCGGCTCTTGTTGGCTTTGCGGCCAGCGAGGAGGAGCACGATGCATTGATCGAGCTAGCCAAGGATAAGGAATCGGATTTCGCTAGCGAGCTTGCGGCGGCCCAGGAAGCGGGAATGCCGTCCGATTGGATACTGGAGGCGGAGATTATCCGTGCCCTTTCGACGGGGAATGCGAACGCTATGTTTGACCTGATTCCGCGAATCGAAGCGGCGGGCGACGATTTTCGTTACGGCGTGGGACGGGATTTTTACTCGGCTCAGCAGCTGGCGGGGTTCGCTGACGTGCTCCGCTGCGTGGTGGCCTATCGGGCGGGCGACATGGAGACTTTCGAGAAGTACGCGGTGAGCTCATACGAGAAGGCGCCGGATTTCAACGGAGCTTTTGGCATTGGCGAGTTGTTGGCCCAGCAGCGTCGCGAGGCGGCTCAGGAGGCGGCCATGGCGGATTTCCGCGTGCCGATGGACTTGGTGCTGGCGAGCGCGGACGGCGAGAGCAAGTCGCTCCGCGAGTGGATGGGCGACGACGAGGTGATGTTGGTGGACTTTTGGGCGAGCTGGTGCGGGCCCTGCATTCGTTTGATGCCTTCCTTGAAGGAGAAGGAGGAACAGCTTTCCAAGCAGGGCGTTTTCGTGGCGGGCATCAACACGGATCGCCGCGACCAGCTCAAGAACGCGACTTCGATACGCGACCGCGAGGGGATGGAGTCGGTGCCTTGGTTGCTTGACCGGAACGGGGGCGACTTGAGCGGGATGCTGATGGTCGACTCGATTCCCCGCATGGTGCTGATCGACCGCGAGGGATCGGTGCTCTACAATGGGCATCCGTCGGATCCTTCGCTGGGGATTGCCCTCGCTGAATTGGGCGTCGAGCTGCACTAG